The DNA sequence TTTCGTCGTGACCAAGCCCTTGAGGCGCCCGACGTCATCTGGACCGAGGGGGACCACCTTGAGGTGGTCGCACGCCACGTACTGAAACTCGCGCTCGGGCCGGGCCCAGCAATCATCGACGAGGTCCCAGTCAACTGCTTGTCGACGCCCCCGTAGCACCTCCTTGACCGCCGCCCGCCGGGCGGGCGCGGGCACACCGAGGAACGCGAAGCGTTCCCGCATGTAGGCCGACATGGCGGCCGCGCGGACGGGGTCGGCGAGGGGACGCAGCGCGGCGTTGATAAGCGAAATGACTAGGCTTCGCCCTCGAAGAGGGTGGTTACGGAGCCGTTTTCGAAGATCTCATGGATCGTCTTGGCCAGCAGCGGGGCGATGGACAACACGGTGAGGTTCTTCCAGCCTTCGGTGGACTGCGGGAGGGTGTCGGTGGTGATGACTTCCTCCGCGCCGCACTCGGAGAGGCGCTCGCGGGCCGGGTCGGAGAACACGCCGTGCGTACAGGCGATGACGACCGACTTCGCGCCGGCTTCCTTGAGCACGCGGACGGCGCCGGCGATGGTGCCACCGGTATCAATCATGTCATCGAGGAGGATGCAGTCCTTGCCCTCCACGTCACCGACGACGCGGTTGGACACGACCTCGTTGGCCACGTCGACGCTGCGGGTCTTGTGGACGAACGCCAGCGGGGCGGCCCCTAAGGTGTTGGCCCACTTCTCGGCGACCTTGACGCGGCCGGCATCGGGGGAGACGACGCACAGGTTGTCCAAGGGGTACTTGCTGCTGATGTAATCCGTGAGGATCGGCATCGCGTGCATGTGATCGACGGGGCCGTCAAAGAAACCCTGAATCTGATCGGTGTGCAGGTCAACGGAGACGATGCGATCCGCACCGGCGGTGGCCAGCAAGTCAGCGACGAGGCGGGCCGAGATCGGCTCGCGTCCGCGATGCTTTTTGTCCTGGCGGGCGTAAGGGTAGAACGGCAGGATCGCGGTGATGCGCTTGGCGGAGCCGCGCTTCAAGGCGTCGATCATGATGAGTTGTTCCATCAGCCACTTGTTCAACGGCTGGGTGTGGGACTGGATGACGAAGCAGTCTGCGCCTCGTACCGATTCCTCGAAGCGGATGAAGATTTCACCGTTGGCGAAGTCGCGGGCGGTGGTGGGGGTGAGCTCGTAGTTGAGTTCACGAGCCACAGCTTCGCCGAGCTCCGGGTGCGCACGCCCGGAGAACAGCATCATATTCTTGTGGCTCTCAGTCCAGTGGGCAGTCATGGTTGCCGCTTAACCTTCCTGGTTGGTTGCGTCAGTGGTCGCGTCTTGAGCACGCGCGTGAGCAGCCGCCTCGGCGGCCGGAGTGCCTGGCCGCTTCTTCTCGACCCAGCCTTCAATGTTGCGCTGCGGCCCGCCCGAAACGGCGAGAGCTCCCGGGGGAACGTCCTCCCGGATTACTGTACCTGCCCCCGAATACGCGCCATCACCCACGGTCACCGGAGCAATAAACATCGTGTCCGATCCGGTTCGCACATGCGAACCGATGGTGGTGTGATGCTTATTGACACCGTCGTAGTTAACGAACACCGACGACGCCCCAATGTTCGACTCGTCCCCGACGGTGGCATCACCGATGTAGGACAGATGCGGGACCTTGGAGTTCCGCCCGATCTGGGCATTCTTCGCCTCGACGAAGCCGCCGAGCTTGCCGCCTTCACCGAGGACAGTCTTCGGGCGGATGTAGGTGAACGGCCCGACGGTGGCGTTGGCGCCGATGGTGGAATCACTGCCGTGGGTGCGGATGACGGAGGCGCCCTCGCCGATGACCATGTTGCTAAGCGTGGTGTCGGGGCCGATGACGGCATTATCGCCGATCGTCGTCGTGCCCCACAGCTGGGTGCCGGGGTGGATGACCACATCTTGGCCGATCTGTACCTCAACGCCGATGAAGGTGCTGGCCGGATCGATGACCGTGGCGCCGCCACGCATGGCCGCCTCGACGGTGCGGCGGTTGAGTTCCCGTCCGGCGTCGGCGAGCTGGACCCGATCGTTGACGCCAGCCAGCTCGCGGGGGTCCCGGGCGATGTGCGCGCGGACCGGGTGCCCGAGGCTCCGGGCGATACCGAGCACGTCGGTGAGGTACAGCTCGCCCTGGGCGTTATTGGAATCCAGCTTGGTCAAAGCATCCCGCAGGATGGCCCCGTCGAAGGCGAAGACGCCGGAGTTGACCTCGTCGATCTCCAGCTCCGCGTCGGTGGCATCCTTCTGCTCGACGATGGCGGTGACCTCACCGTCATCATTGCGGACGATGCGGCCGTAGCCGGTGGGATCTGCCAACCGCATGGTGAGAACGGTGACAGCGGAGGCTGCGGACGAGTGAGCATCAATGAGCGATTGAATCGTCTCCGACGTCAACAGCGGAACATCCCCATTGGTGACGATGACCGTGCCAGCAAAACCCGGGATCGGCTCGAGCCCGCACTGGACAGCGTGACCCGTTCCATTCTGCTCAGCCTGAACGGCCTGCAGAATGTCGCGGCCCAGCACCTCGGCGACGGTGCTCACCGCCGGGGCAACCTGCTCCCGCTGATGGCCGACCACCGCGACGATGTGCTGCGGGTTCACCCCCGCGGCGGCATGGAGCGCATGGGAGAGCAGCGACCTCCCCCCGATCTCGTGCAGAGTCTTCTGTTTCGTGGACTTCATGCGGGTGCCAGCGCCGGCCGCCAAGACGACGACGGCGCAGTCGGTGAAGGTAGTCACGTGGGGGAGTCTCCTCTAAATAAATGGGCGCTCGTTCGCAACCAGCATATAACCGCACCCAGACATTAAGCGGAGACTTCCCTCAGTCGGAGGGACGCAACCACCCCTATCAGGCCAATGACAGCGAGGAAGATGAGTGCCGCCGAGGACCCCGCCAGTGCCACGATTCCCGACAATGCGCCTACGACCAGGAGGATCACGCCCATGAGTGTGTTGGCCGCCCCCACGTAGCGAGTCCGCTGATCACCCTCTGCCATATCCACGATGTACGTCTTCCGCGCCACCCTAATTGCCGTGTGGGTGAGGTTGACCAGGAAGAACCCCACCGGGAAGACCCACGCGTTGACGCCATGGGGCAGCCACTGCGCCGAGGCCACTAGGCCCAGGACCAGTAGCGAGCCGATGAGTGCCCCATAGGCCATGACATTGCGGGAGGAGGCATCCGACCAGATGCCTGAGATCCGGCCGCCGATCACCGACGCCAACCCCGAGGCGATGAGGAAAGCGCCCAGGCCGGTGAGGCCATGCCCAATTTCCTGGCTCAACGTGACAATAAACGCCGTCGACAAGGCCGTCACCAGCAACAACGAGCGGGCGATGACGAAGCGGCGGAAATCGCGATCCTGGGTAAAAAGCAGCCAGGTGTCGGCCCACCACGACGTGGCCAGGCTCTCCGGCTCCGCGGTGTCCTCCGGCTCCTTGATGGTCTGGAAGACCAACCCCGCCACCACCCACGCCCCCGCAGAAGCAAAGATGAGCGCCGCCAGGATCCACGTCGGAATATCAGAGCCCAGATATTCCAGGAACAGGCCGACGGCCAGAGCCACCGCCCCGCCCACGGCCGTCGCCCGACCCGTGATGAGCCCGCGCCGCCCCTTCGAGATCGTCCGCCCCTGGACATCCTTCGAAGCGATGGAACACATGGCGCGAAACACCGCGAGGATGGCGAGGAGCACCGTAACCGCCACACCCAGGGCCGTGCCCGAAAGAGTCAGCGCTGCGACGCCGATGCCTGCCGCCGCTCCCGCCTGACCCAACGAACCCGCCACCCAGATCCCTTTGCGCGAACGCTGCGTGAGCACCCACGGGGTGAAGGCCGCCTGGGGGAGCATGGAACCCGATTCGCGGATGGGCACGAGCAGGGCAATGAAGAACCCCGGCGTGCCGGCTGCCTGCAGGAGCCACGGCAGGACCGTCTTCGCCGCGACGATCTGATCGCCCACGTTTTGCAGGCCATTCGACCAGATAAATCGGCGGGCATTGTGTTCTTCGAGGTTGTCCACGGTGCTGGCTCGTCCCTTGTGGTGGTGAATAAAAAAGTCTCAGAAATGGACCGCTTAGTCTAGCCTGTGTTCCCACGGACCCTTTTCGCCTCTACCTAGGAAAACACAGCCCATGACGCAACCGAAATCCTCCCTGCCCGTTATCTCGCTGTCGACTCTTCTCGGTGACTCTGGAGCTGCTAGTCGGGACCGGGAAATCGCCCGGCTACGCGAGGTCACCCACGAGATTGGCTTTTTCTACCTCGCCGACCACGGGGTGCCGCCGGAGTTGCAAGACGAGCTGTTCCAGGTAGCCAAGGAGTTCTTCGCCCTCCCCTTGGCGGCGAAGGAGGAGATCGCCTTTACGGACAATCCCCACTACCGCGGTTATTCCCGGCTAGGGGAGGAACTCACCCAGGGTAAGACCGATTGGCGTGAGCAGATCGACTACGGGGCCGACCGTCCGGCACTGGTGGACGGGGTGGAGGAGAACCCATGGCGCATCCTCGAGGGGCCTAACCCGTGGCCGAGTGCGGTGCCGCGCATGGAGCCGCTGATCAATGAGTGGCAGGACCTATTGTCGGAGGTCGGGCTGGAGCTGCTGCGGGCGTGGGCTGAGTCGCTGGGCCAGGAGCCCACCTATTTTGATGAGATTTTCCACCATCCTCACCCCATGATGAAGCTCGCCCACTACCCGGCTCCCTCGGATGGGGAGGCGGCCCAGGGGGTCGGCGCCCACCACGATGCCGGGGTGCTCACCTTGCTGCTGCCGGAGCCCGGATCGGGTGGGCTGCAGGTGCTCAAGGACGGATCGTGGATTGACGTGGAGGCGATCCCCAATCACTTCGTGGTCAACATCGGCGAGCTCCTCGAGGCCGCCACCGACGGCTACCTCGTTGCCACCCCGCACCGCGTTGTTCCCTCCGCGCCGGGCACCTCCCGCTATTCCATTCCTTTCTTCCTTACCCCCAACCTGGATGCCCGTTTTCCCCGCGTGGACCTTCCTGCCGAGTTCGCCGCAGCGGCCAGGGGGTTAGGCAAGGACATGAATGACCAAGAGATTTTCGATATCTCCGGCCTCAACACCCTCAAGTCCCGCCTGCGCGCCCACCCGGAAACCACCGCAAAATATCACGCTGAGATCGCTCGAGTCTGGGGTTAGGCTGGTCGTTATGACCCCGAGCCTGCGCATGTCCCGTCGAGTCTTCTTCCGTGGAACGGCGGTGCTGCTGGGAATGGCGGCGCTGGCGGCCTGCTCGGGGCCGACCCAGCCCACGCCCCGCGGCTACGACAGCGCCCCTCGGCCCCTGCCGATCCCGCCTATCGACGAAGGCAGTGTCGACGGTCGCCTGCGAACCTTCACCCTGTCCACGCAGGCCGGCGAATCCGCCATCCTCCCCGACGGCCCCGCCACCCCCACCTGGGGTTTCAACGGGCCGCACCTCGGCCCCACCCTCCGCGCCCGCCGGGGTGACGATATCCGCGTCGACATCACCAACGACCTCGACGAGATGACCACCATCCACTGGCACGGCATGAAACTCCCCGCCGCCTCCGACGGTGGCCCCCACTCGCCGATCGAACCGGGGGACACTTGGTCACCGGAGTGGACGGTCAACCAACCGGCCGCGACTTTGTGGTACCACCCGCACCCCCACGAACGCACCGCCCTGCACTGCTACCGCGGGCTCGCCGCGATGTTCATCCTCGACGATGAGGTGAGCGACTCCCTCGACCTGCCGCGCACCTATGGAGTAGACGACATTCCCGTCGTCATCACCGACGCCAAGTTCCACGACGACGGCCGCCTCGACGAAACCATCGACCCCACCTTGGGCCTCACCGGCGACACTCCGCTGGTCAACGGCATCACCAACGCCGCCTTCGCGGCTACCACCCGCCGCGTCCGCCTGCGCATCATCAACGGTGCCAGCATGCGCTTCTATCACCTACAGCTTTCCGACGCCCGCCCCTTCCACGTCATCTCCTCCGATTCCGGTCTCCTCCCCGCCCCGGAAGAAGTCGAATCCGTGCTGCTCAGCCCCGCCGAACGCATCGACATCCTCGTCGACCTCTCCCCAGGTGAGGAGCTCGACCTCGAATCCATTCCCCTCGACGGCAACTTCGGCATCCCCGAGGGCGACAACTACACCAACTTCGGCTTCCAAGACGGCTTCACCCTCCTCCGCCTCACCGGCCCCGCTGAGGACGCCCCGCCCGTCGGCGCCCTGCCCACCACTCTCGACCCCGCCGCCGCCGACACCCCCAACACCGCCGGCTCGAAGCGCCGCGACTTCCTCCTCAACACCTTCACCATCAACGACCAGCTCATGGACATGAACCGCGTCGACCTCACCATCGACCACCTCGGCCCCGAGGTCTGGTCTGTCACCAACGGCAACTCCGACTGGCCTCACAACTTCCACATCCACAACGCCCGGTTCAAGGTCGTGTCCATCGACGGCGCCGACACCGACGCCGTCATGACCAGCGGGTGGAAAGACACCGTCGCCATTCCCCCGGGAGCCACCGCCGAACTCGCCGTCGAATTCGGCTGGTACCCCGACCCGACGATGCCGTACATGTATCACTGCCACATGCTCCTCCACGAGGACCAGGGCATGATGGGCCAGTTCGTCATCGTCGAACCCGGTGGGGAAGCGAATATCCAGGCGATGGAGGGCCACGCCCACTAGGTGATCGCGACCTCCTCCTCCCGACATTTAGCCACATCGGCGAGAAGCGACCTGGGCTTTCAGTCCGACTGAGGCCCCGGAAAGCGTTCCGGTCGCGATCAGCCGGTCGCGAGGACGCCACGACAATCCCACGACAATCCCACGACAAGCGTGACCATAAGTGGCCTTAACTGACCGCAAGCAACAGTGACGAAAAAACTAACACCCCTGGCAGCGGCGCTAAACCGCTGCTCAGGGGTGTGACGAAAAGCTTCCCCACAAGGACTCGAACCTTGAATGCTGGTACCAAAAACCAGAGTGTTGCCAATTACACCATGGGGAATTGCGATTGTTTCGCAGGACTAGGATACCTGACACCGTTCTGTGAACCGAAACGCCCGGCAGGATAGGGTGTTAGCTATGGTTCGACAGCGTATGACCGGCAAGGAACGCCGAGAGCAATTGATTTCCATCGGCCGTTCTGTTTTCGCGGAGCGTGGGTTCGAGGGCACGAGCGTGGAGGAGATTGCGCAGCGTGCGGGGGTGTCGAAGCCGGTTGTCTATGAGCACTTTGGGGGCAAGGAGGGGCTGTATGCGGTCGTGGTCGATCGGGAGATGCTCAGCCTGGAGCGGTTGATTATGCAGGCGTTGTCGCAGGGGCGTTCGCGGCATCGGATTGAGCAGGCGGTGATTGCGTTGCTTACTTATGTCGAGGAGGAGACGGATGGTTTCCGGATCTTGGTTCGTGATTCGGTGCCGGGCCAGGATAAGTCTTATTCGACTCTGTTGAATACGGCGGTGGGGCAGGTGTCGCATATTTTGGGTAATTCTTTTGAGCGTCAGGGTCTTGATCCGGATGCGGCGATTTTGTATGGGCAGGCATTGGTCGGGATGGTGTCGATGACTGCGCAGTGGTGGTTGGATGAGCGGGAGCCGGCGAAGGAGGTGGTGGCGGCGCACATCGTCAATTTGAGTTGGAATGGTTTGGCGGGAATGGAGCCGCATCCCGTACTCTCCGAGGCGGTTATGCAGGAACTTTCAGGGGAGAAGTAGTGACGGCAATGTTGGCGGGGCTGCTCAAGGTGGCGGCGACCGATCCGAAGCTTAAGGGCATGCTCGCTCATCGTGGTGAGCCGCAGTTGCATCTGCAGGGTATTGATCAGGCGCGGCCGTGGGCGGTGGGGGCGTTGGCGCAGCAGTCGCCGGTCCTCGTTGTCACGGCGACGGGCCGGGAGGCGGAGGATCTCACGGCGGAGTTGCGGGCGCTGCTCGGTGACAAGGTGGCGTGGTTCCCGTCGTGGGAGACGCTCCCGCATGAGCGGCTCAGCCCGGGCGCCGACACGATCGGCCGTCGTGCGCAGGTCTTAGACCAGCTTATCGACGCCCGTGTGTCCGTCGTCGTCACCGCCGCCCGCGGGTTCTGCCAACCCCTCCTGGAGTCGGCGGAGGGCCGCGAGCCTATTCGGCTCGTCCAGGGCCAGGAGTACGATTTTTCCGCCCTCACCGAGGAGTTGGTGTTCCGCGCCTACCACCACGTGGACATGGTGGCTCGGCGTGGTGAGTTCGCCACCCGTGGTGGCATTCTAGATATTTTTCCCACGACCGCCGATCACCCGGTCCGCGTCGAGTTCTGGGGCGACGAGGTCAGCGACATCCGTCTGTTTGCCGTCGCCGATCAGCGCACCATCCCCGATGCCGAGGTCTCCCAGGTGGAGATCTATCCGGCCCGGGAGCTGCCCATCACCGAGGCCATCGCCAAGCGTGCCGGGGAGCTCGCCCTCGAGCATCCCGGCAACGCCACCTTGGTGGAGTTGTTGACAAAGCTCTCCGACCGCATACCTGCGGATGGGATGGAGGCGTTGATCCCCGCGCTCGTCGATAAGCAGATGCGGACCTTGCCGGAGCTCATGCCCGCGGGGACGCACGTGGTGCTTGTGGCGCCGGAGAAGATCCGGCGGCGCATCGCCGACCTGGAAGCCACCGACGCCGAGTTCCTCGCCGCGGGCTGGGAGGCTGCCGCAATGGGCGCAACCGGCCCGATCGCCGCCGAGGGCCTCGATTTGTCGGCCTCCTCCTACCGCTCCTTCGAATCGCTCGAGGTCAGCGTCCGCCAGGCGGGCCTGAGCTGGTGGACCTTCTCCCCGCCCGGCATGTTCGAAGGCGCGGAGGGGGACACCCTGCCACTCGACTTCGAGCCTGGCCCCACCCCGCGTGGCGATGCCGACGGGATCGCCGCCATGATGTCCCTCCTGCTCGCCCACACCTCCTCCGGGGGACGGGCGGCCTTCATCGCCCCCGCCCAGGGCGCGATCAAACGCATGGTGGATCGCTTCGCCGAGCAGGGCATCCCCGCCCGCGTGGCCACACCCGGGTGGGAACCGTCCCCCGGCGAAGTCACCCTCTACCAGGCGTTCAGCCACGCCGGAGTCGTATTCCCCAAGGTGCGCAAACACCGCGACGCCGAAGCCCTCCCGTTAGTTGTCATCACCGAAACCGACCTCACCGGCAACCGCGTCGGCGACATCGCCGGGGCTAAGCGACGGCCCGCCAGGCGACGCCACCGCGTCGACCCCCTCGCCCTGAAGACCGGCGATTTCGTCGTGCATGAAACCCACGGCATCGGCCGCTTCCTCAAGATGGCCGAACGCAGCATCAACGCCGGCGATGAAAAGAGCCGCCGCGAATACATCGTCCTCGAATACGCCCCCGCCAAGCGCGGCCAGCCCGCCGACCAGCTGTGGGTCCCCATGGATTCCCTCGACCTACTGTCGAAGTACTCCGGCGGCGAATCCCCGACCCTGTCCAAGATGGGCGGCTCCGATTGGAAGAACACCAAAAAGAAGGCCCGCGCCGCCGTCCGCGAAATCGCCGGTGAACTCGTCGAGCTCTACGCCAAGCGCCAAGCCGCCCCCGGCCACCCCTTCGCCCCCGATTCTCCCTGGCAGAAGGAGATGGAAGACAACTTCCCCTTCGTCGAGACCGAAGACCAGATGCTCGCCATCGACGCCGTGAAGACCGACATGGAGGCGACCGTCCCCATGGACCGCGTCATCGTCGGCGATGTCGGCTACGGCAAGACCGAAGTCGCCGTCCGCGCTGCGTTCAAGGCCGTCCAGGACGGCAAACAGGTCGCCGTCCTCGTGCCCACGACCCTGCTCGCCCAGCAGCACTTGGCCACCTTCGAGGAGCGGATGCAAGGCTTTCCGATCACCATCCGCGGGCTTTCCCGCTTCACCTCCCGGCAGGAATCGAAGGAGATCCTCGCTGGCCTGGGCGACGGGTCCGTCGACATCGTCATTGGCACCCACCGCCTCCTGCAGACGGGCGTGCACTGGAAGAACCTCGGCCTCATCGTCGTTGATGAGGAGCAGCGCTTCGGCGTCGAACACAAAGAACACATCAAGGCGCTGCGCACCAACGTCGATGTCCTTACCATGTCCGCGACCCCCATCCCGCGCACCCTGGAAATGTCGATGGCCGGCATCCGCGAAATGACCACCATCCTCACACCCCCCGAGGACCGCCACCCCGTCCTCACCTACGTCGGCGCCCAAGAAGAAAAACAGATCGCCGCCTCCATCCGCCGCGAACTGCTCCGCGACGGCCAAGTCTTCTTCATCCACAACAAAGTCGCCGACATCGAGAAGAAGGCCCGCGAACTCCGCGACCTCGTCCCCGAAGCCCGCATCGTCGTCGCCCACGGCCAGATGGGGGAGGAGCAACTCGAATCCACCGTCCAGGGATTCTGGGACCGCGAATACGACGTCCTCGTCTGCACCACCATCGTCGAAACCGGCCTCGACATCGCGAACGCCAACACCCTCATCGTGGAAAACGCCCATCACATGGGCCTGTCCCAGCTCCACCAGCTGCGCGGCCGCGTCGGCCGATCCCGCGAACGCGGCTACGCCTACTTCCTCTACCCCAAGGGCGCCTCACTCACCGAAACCTCCTACGACCGGCTGGCCACCATCGCCCAAAACAACGACCTCGGGGCCGGCATGGCCGTCGCCATGAAAGACCTTGAGATGCGCGGCGCCGGCAACGTTCTCGGCGCCCAACAATCCGGCCACATCGCCGGCGTCGGCTTCGACCTCTACGTCCGCCTCGTTGGCGAGGCCGTCGAGGTCTACAAAGCCCTCGCCCGCGGCGAGATGCCCGACGCCACCGACCAAGGCCCCAAAGAAATCCGCATCGACCTCCCCGTCGACGCCCACATCCCCGAGTCCTACATCAACTCCGAACGCCTCCGTCTCGAGGTTTACCGCAAACTCGCCTCCTCCACCGGCGACACCGACCTCCAACTCGTCGTCGAAGAAATGGAAGACCGCTACGGGCCCATCCCCGAACCCGTCTCCCGCCTCCTCGCCGTCGCCCGCCTGCGCCACCAAGCCCGCCGCGCCGGAGTCGGCGACATCATCGTCCAAGGCACCCGCATCAAGATCCACCCCGTTGACCTGCCCGACTCCAAACAAGTCCGCCTCAAACGCCTCTTCCCCGGCTCCACCTACCGAGCCGCCGCCAAAGCCATCCAAGTGTCCTTCCCCAAAACCCGCAGCGGCGCCGGCCAACCCAACCTCCGCGACGTCGACCTCCTCCAATGGGTCGCCGACTTCCTCTCCAAGATGTTCGACCTGCCGGACGTCTCCGTCAGCGGCAAGCCCGTGGAGTCCACGGTGATGAGCTTCCACTAGGTGACAATATTCATACTGTTCGTCGACGGCCTTAGGTGGGGAGTAAAACGAAGGTATAGCTACCCTGACTAGAGGATCATCATGGACACCGACATCGTGCTTGGCGACGCCGCCGCCACACCCACCGAACTCCGCCAACGCCTCCACGAGCTCGGCCTGCGGCCGGGCACGACGATCCGTCTAGGTCAGCCCACCGCAGGCGGTGGGCGCGTGGTGGCGGTGGGCAATGTCCGCTACGCCTTAGACAGGCGTACCCTCGACGGCCTGCTGTCATGACCGAGCTCAACACCTGCAGCCACTGTGGTCCGGCGCCGAAGCCAGCCGAAGCCGGGGCCACCGTCATCGCTCTTGTCGGTGCGCAAAACTCCGGCAAGTCGACGCTGTTCAACGCCCTCACCGGTGCCCGCGTGCACACCGGCAACTGGCCTGGCACCTCCGTGGCAGTCAGCCGCGGCGCCTGGGGGAGAGGCCGCGAACTCATCGACTTCCCCGGCACTTACTCGCTCAACCCGTTGAGCCCCGACGAGGCGCTCACCCGCACCCTCCTCGTGGACGCCCCACCCGACGAACGCCCCGATGCTGTCATCGTCGCCGTCGACGCGACCGCCTTGGGCCGCAGCCTCTACCTGGTGACCCAAGCCCTGGAGCTGGACCACCGCGTGGTCGTCGCGTTGACCAAAACGGATGTGGCCCGCGCCCAGGGTGAGGAGGTCCACGCCCAGGCCCTTGCCGAGCAGCTCGGTGTCCCCGTCGTCGTGGTCAATGGCCGCACCCGGCAAGGACTGCGGGAACTCGAGGATGTCCTCTCGGCGCATCAGCACCACCATCCCCGCCACTTCGACGAGGAGGAGCGCTTCGCGTTTATCGACGCCGCCGCCACCTCCGCCACCTCCACCGTCGAGGGGGCCCGCACCAACTGGACCGAACGCATCGACCGCATCGCCCTGCATCCCGTCCTTGGGCCGATCGCCTTCCTCGCCGTCATGTGGCTCGTCTTCCAGATCACGATCTACCTCGCCGCGCCCCTCCAGGGGTGGGCCGAGTGGCTGCTCACCGGGCCGACTGCCGACGCCGCCCGCGCCGGACTCGCCTTCCTCGGCATCGACCATTGGTTGGTCACCGGCCTTGTCGTCGACGGACTGATCTCCGGCGTTGGCATGGTCGCCAGCTTCCTGCCGCTCATGGCGTTGATGTTTTTGTGCATGGCTGTCCTGGAGGACTCGGGATACATGGCCCGCGCGGCCGTCGTCACGGATCGCGTCATGCGATCGATCGGCCTGCCCGGCAAGGCATTCATCCCGATCGTCATCGGATTCGGCTGCAACGTGCCCGCCATCTCCGCGACCCGCACGCTGAGCTCCCCGCGCCAACG is a window from the Corynebacterium testudinoris genome containing:
- a CDS encoding ribose-phosphate diphosphokinase; this encodes MTAHWTESHKNMMLFSGRAHPELGEAVARELNYELTPTTARDFANGEIFIRFEESVRGADCFVIQSHTQPLNKWLMEQLIMIDALKRGSAKRITAILPFYPYARQDKKHRGREPISARLVADLLATAGADRIVSVDLHTDQIQGFFDGPVDHMHAMPILTDYISSKYPLDNLCVVSPDAGRVKVAEKWANTLGAAPLAFVHKTRSVDVANEVVSNRVVGDVEGKDCILLDDMIDTGGTIAGAVRVLKEAGAKSVVIACTHGVFSDPARERLSECGAEEVITTDTLPQSTEGWKNLTVLSIAPLLAKTIHEIFENGSVTTLFEGEA
- the glmU gene encoding bifunctional UDP-N-acetylglucosamine diphosphorylase/glucosamine-1-phosphate N-acetyltransferase GlmU, whose amino-acid sequence is MTTFTDCAVVVLAAGAGTRMKSTKQKTLHEIGGRSLLSHALHAAAGVNPQHIVAVVGHQREQVAPAVSTVAEVLGRDILQAVQAEQNGTGHAVQCGLEPIPGFAGTVIVTNGDVPLLTSETIQSLIDAHSSAASAVTVLTMRLADPTGYGRIVRNDDGEVTAIVEQKDATDAELEIDEVNSGVFAFDGAILRDALTKLDSNNAQGELYLTDVLGIARSLGHPVRAHIARDPRELAGVNDRVQLADAGRELNRRTVEAAMRGGATVIDPASTFIGVEVQIGQDVVIHPGTQLWGTTTIGDNAVIGPDTTLSNMVIGEGASVIRTHGSDSTIGANATVGPFTYIRPKTVLGEGGKLGGFVEAKNAQIGRNSKVPHLSYIGDATVGDESNIGASSVFVNYDGVNKHHTTIGSHVRTGSDTMFIAPVTVGDGAYSGAGTVIREDVPPGALAVSGGPQRNIEGWVEKKRPGTPAAEAAAHARAQDATTDATNQEG
- a CDS encoding MFS transporter, producing the protein MDNLEEHNARRFIWSNGLQNVGDQIVAAKTVLPWLLQAAGTPGFFIALLVPIRESGSMLPQAAFTPWVLTQRSRKGIWVAGSLGQAGAAAGIGVAALTLSGTALGVAVTVLLAILAVFRAMCSIASKDVQGRTISKGRRGLITGRATAVGGAVALAVGLFLEYLGSDIPTWILAALIFASAGAWVVAGLVFQTIKEPEDTAEPESLATSWWADTWLLFTQDRDFRRFVIARSLLLVTALSTAFIVTLSQEIGHGLTGLGAFLIASGLASVIGGRISGIWSDASSRNVMAYGALIGSLLVLGLVASAQWLPHGVNAWVFPVGFFLVNLTHTAIRVARKTYIVDMAEGDQRTRYVGAANTLMGVILLVVGALSGIVALAGSSAALIFLAVIGLIGVVASLRLREVSA
- a CDS encoding isopenicillin N synthase family dioxygenase; the encoded protein is MTQPKSSLPVISLSTLLGDSGAASRDREIARLREVTHEIGFFYLADHGVPPELQDELFQVAKEFFALPLAAKEEIAFTDNPHYRGYSRLGEELTQGKTDWREQIDYGADRPALVDGVEENPWRILEGPNPWPSAVPRMEPLINEWQDLLSEVGLELLRAWAESLGQEPTYFDEIFHHPHPMMKLAHYPAPSDGEAAQGVGAHHDAGVLTLLLPEPGSGGLQVLKDGSWIDVEAIPNHFVVNIGELLEAATDGYLVATPHRVVPSAPGTSRYSIPFFLTPNLDARFPRVDLPAEFAAAARGLGKDMNDQEIFDISGLNTLKSRLRAHPETTAKYHAEIARVWG
- a CDS encoding multicopper oxidase family protein, yielding MTPSLRMSRRVFFRGTAVLLGMAALAACSGPTQPTPRGYDSAPRPLPIPPIDEGSVDGRLRTFTLSTQAGESAILPDGPATPTWGFNGPHLGPTLRARRGDDIRVDITNDLDEMTTIHWHGMKLPAASDGGPHSPIEPGDTWSPEWTVNQPAATLWYHPHPHERTALHCYRGLAAMFILDDEVSDSLDLPRTYGVDDIPVVITDAKFHDDGRLDETIDPTLGLTGDTPLVNGITNAAFAATTRRVRLRIINGASMRFYHLQLSDARPFHVISSDSGLLPAPEEVESVLLSPAERIDILVDLSPGEELDLESIPLDGNFGIPEGDNYTNFGFQDGFTLLRLTGPAEDAPPVGALPTTLDPAAADTPNTAGSKRRDFLLNTFTINDQLMDMNRVDLTIDHLGPEVWSVTNGNSDWPHNFHIHNARFKVVSIDGADTDAVMTSGWKDTVAIPPGATAELAVEFGWYPDPTMPYMYHCHMLLHEDQGMMGQFVIVEPGGEANIQAMEGHAH
- a CDS encoding TetR/AcrR family transcriptional regulator; amino-acid sequence: MVRQRMTGKERREQLISIGRSVFAERGFEGTSVEEIAQRAGVSKPVVYEHFGGKEGLYAVVVDREMLSLERLIMQALSQGRSRHRIEQAVIALLTYVEEETDGFRILVRDSVPGQDKSYSTLLNTAVGQVSHILGNSFERQGLDPDAAILYGQALVGMVSMTAQWWLDEREPAKEVVAAHIVNLSWNGLAGMEPHPVLSEAVMQELSGEK